A single genomic interval of uncultured Sphaerochaeta sp. harbors:
- a CDS encoding sugar ABC transporter ATP-binding protein — METRPFLELKGISKQFPGVKALDNVDLTIYPGEVHALVGENGAGKSTIIKIIMGVYQEDEGTISLDGKQVTIPNVIEADRLGLAAVYQDLTLAADLSIGENFFMGQFPRKKNGMIDWNHVYSKTAETLKALNVDVDPRLRITELSPAMQEMVAIAKTVHKKSKLVIFDEPTALLSNEEVEILFEIIKKLKASGISVIYISHRLEEIFSISDRVTVLKDGQHVKTVPVKDTNEDQLISYMVGRSLSDMYNIEHYPKGDELLRVEDLNRGKALKNISFSVKQGEIFGLFGLVGSGRTEVVRAIYGADTIESGTIYFKGQKEVIKHPSKAISLGIGLLPEDRKHQGLALSQSINHNINLASYKAISKFNFVLGKRERERSVEYVNQLKVKTPSIHQLVGNLSGGNQQKVIIAKWLCCESKLFIFDEPTVGIDVGAKQEIYKLIEQLTKDGHAVILISSYLPEVMGLADRIGVLHEGSMPHIVEREAFSEETLLRYASGL; from the coding sequence ATGGAGACAAGACCATTCTTGGAATTGAAGGGAATATCCAAGCAATTTCCTGGAGTCAAGGCACTCGACAATGTGGATTTAACCATCTATCCCGGTGAGGTGCATGCCTTGGTAGGGGAAAATGGTGCGGGAAAATCCACTATCATCAAGATCATCATGGGCGTTTACCAAGAGGATGAGGGAACAATTTCTCTGGATGGGAAGCAGGTTACCATACCGAATGTTATTGAAGCAGACCGCTTGGGCTTGGCAGCCGTTTACCAGGATTTGACACTTGCTGCTGACCTTTCTATTGGGGAGAACTTCTTCATGGGACAATTTCCCCGGAAGAAGAACGGGATGATTGATTGGAACCATGTGTATTCCAAAACTGCAGAAACCTTGAAAGCCTTGAATGTGGATGTCGATCCAAGACTCCGCATCACCGAGCTTTCTCCTGCAATGCAGGAAATGGTTGCAATTGCAAAGACTGTTCACAAGAAATCGAAGCTGGTCATCTTTGATGAACCAACTGCCTTGTTGAGCAATGAAGAAGTAGAAATTTTGTTTGAGATCATCAAGAAGCTGAAAGCTTCCGGTATCTCTGTTATTTACATATCTCACCGCCTGGAGGAAATCTTTTCCATTTCTGACCGCGTTACGGTACTCAAGGATGGGCAGCATGTAAAGACTGTTCCTGTCAAGGATACAAACGAAGACCAGTTGATTTCCTACATGGTCGGACGTTCACTCTCTGACATGTACAATATCGAACACTATCCCAAAGGGGATGAGCTGTTGCGGGTTGAGGATCTGAATCGTGGTAAAGCACTGAAAAATATCTCCTTCTCTGTGAAGCAAGGAGAAATCTTTGGATTATTTGGCCTTGTCGGTTCAGGAAGAACCGAGGTTGTCAGGGCCATTTACGGGGCAGATACCATTGAGAGTGGAACTATCTATTTCAAGGGTCAGAAGGAAGTGATCAAACATCCTTCTAAGGCCATCTCCCTGGGGATTGGCCTGTTGCCGGAGGACCGGAAACACCAAGGTCTTGCCTTGAGCCAATCCATCAATCACAACATCAATCTGGCATCCTATAAAGCAATCTCAAAATTCAATTTCGTATTGGGAAAGAGAGAGCGTGAGCGTTCAGTGGAGTATGTAAACCAATTGAAGGTAAAGACACCTTCCATCCATCAGCTGGTAGGGAACCTCTCAGGGGGAAACCAACAGAAGGTGATTATTGCCAAATGGCTCTGCTGCGAGAGCAAACTGTTCATTTTTGATGAACCAACAGTAGGAATTGATGTCGGGGCAAAACAAGAGATCTATAAGTTGATCGAGCAATTGACGAAGGATGGGCATGCAGTCATTTTGATTTCCTCGTACCTTCCTGAGGTCATGGGGCTTGCCGATAGAATTGGGGTTTTGCATGAGGGATCAATGCCACACATTGTTGAACGAGAAGCATTCAGCGAGGAAACCTTGCTGAGATACGCATCAGGTTTGTGA
- a CDS encoding ABC transporter permease: MKLLSKKNNKFRIAEGNLLVIVIVLMVILSFATKNFFTVNNLRNLVRQTSVNGIIALGMTFVIISGGIDLSVGSVVGVASIVVAKLLVAGIGIFPAILIALLVCMLLGTLNGLIIHYGKVPPFIATLGMMQAARGIVMLLSNARMIAGLPKSFTGFAQLVFMGFPSLFFVWFLVILVTFVITTKTIFGRNIFAYGSNIEAARLSGINTAKVTVSVYAMSGLLSGIAGILMTSRLGNGIPTAGQGYEMDAIASAVVGGASLSGGSGTIIGTVLGALLISLIQNGGNLLGINAFILQIIVGVLIVASVWYDQIRKTTKN; the protein is encoded by the coding sequence ATGAAACTGTTATCGAAGAAAAATAATAAATTCAGGATCGCTGAAGGCAACCTGTTGGTAATTGTAATCGTATTGATGGTGATACTTTCGTTTGCAACGAAGAATTTTTTCACTGTCAATAATTTGAGGAATCTGGTTCGCCAAACCTCGGTCAACGGCATCATCGCTCTGGGGATGACCTTTGTCATCATCTCAGGAGGAATTGATCTGTCTGTTGGATCCGTGGTAGGGGTTGCCAGCATTGTTGTTGCGAAACTTCTGGTTGCAGGAATAGGAATATTCCCCGCTATCCTGATAGCTCTCTTGGTTTGTATGCTCCTTGGTACCCTTAATGGACTGATCATCCACTATGGTAAGGTGCCTCCTTTCATTGCCACCTTGGGAATGATGCAGGCAGCACGTGGTATTGTCATGTTGCTCTCCAATGCCCGTATGATCGCAGGGCTCCCAAAAAGCTTTACTGGCTTCGCACAGCTGGTGTTTATGGGCTTCCCCTCACTCTTCTTTGTTTGGTTCCTGGTCATTCTCGTAACCTTTGTAATTACCACCAAGACCATCTTTGGACGGAATATTTTTGCCTATGGAAGCAATATTGAAGCTGCAAGACTATCGGGAATCAACACCGCAAAGGTGACCGTGAGTGTGTATGCCATGAGTGGTTTGCTGAGCGGCATTGCCGGCATCCTTATGACCAGTCGTCTCGGTAATGGTATCCCCACTGCTGGGCAAGGGTATGAGATGGACGCAATCGCATCTGCTGTTGTTGGTGGAGCAAGTTTGAGTGGAGGCTCAGGAACCATCATCGGTACCGTTCTTGGTGCTTTGTTGATCTCCCTTATTCAGAATGGAGGCAACTTGCTGGGTATCAATGCTTTCATCCTGCAGATCATCGTTGGTGTCCTGATCGTAGCATCTGTTTGGTACGACCAGATCAGAAAAACCACAAAGAACTAA
- a CDS encoding FGGY-family carbohydrate kinase, whose translation MKRYVLAHDLGTSGNKATLFDEQGTLVESRVTPYNMEVFNSNWAEQDPSIWWNAVCSSSREVLSTINPKDVVAVSFSGQMMGCLPVDREGKPLHNALLYCDQRSTEEEQEFIQALGFDKIYQITGHRPSASYSLTKLLWIKKHRPAVYEKTYKVLQAKDYMNFLLTGEYATDYNDASGTNAFDLASLDWSQVILDAMGVPASLFPKAYPSSTKIGEVHQRASEETGIPEGTAVIVGAGDGGCASLGAGSVSFGKPYMYMGSSSWVSIASKHPLSDPEKIGFTWAHPVAGLYQPCATMQTAGGSLSWFAKTYLGNDKGKTLDSINDLAQESVPGANGLTFLPYLLGERSPWWNTKAKGAFVGMDISTTFPDHCRALLEGVAMNQKLNFAGMLSEIPDRRVMFIGGGALNTFLRQVLSDVFGCEIVVPQFLTEATSMGAALLGGVGCGLYEDFSMIEVMNPIKEVVQPNKENTAFYEELTGQFADLYRSLEPWFNR comes from the coding sequence ATGAAGCGATATGTCTTGGCACATGACTTGGGGACCTCGGGTAATAAAGCAACACTGTTTGATGAGCAAGGAACATTGGTGGAGAGTAGGGTTACACCCTACAATATGGAGGTGTTCAACTCCAATTGGGCTGAGCAAGACCCTTCCATCTGGTGGAATGCTGTATGCTCTTCTTCCAGGGAAGTGCTCTCAACCATCAACCCCAAGGATGTTGTAGCCGTTTCCTTCAGCGGGCAGATGATGGGTTGTCTGCCTGTGGATAGAGAAGGAAAACCGCTGCACAATGCCTTGTTGTATTGCGACCAGAGGAGTACGGAAGAGGAGCAGGAGTTTATCCAGGCTCTTGGGTTCGACAAGATTTATCAGATAACCGGGCATCGGCCCAGTGCATCCTACTCCCTCACCAAGCTCCTATGGATCAAGAAACATCGTCCTGCAGTATATGAGAAAACCTACAAGGTACTCCAAGCAAAGGATTATATGAATTTTTTGCTCACCGGAGAGTATGCGACCGACTACAACGATGCCTCGGGAACCAATGCATTTGATCTTGCTTCCCTGGATTGGTCACAGGTAATCCTAGATGCAATGGGAGTTCCTGCTTCCTTGTTTCCAAAAGCCTATCCCTCCTCGACAAAGATAGGGGAGGTTCATCAAAGGGCAAGCGAGGAGACAGGAATTCCAGAGGGAACAGCAGTCATAGTTGGGGCTGGAGATGGAGGTTGCGCAAGCCTTGGTGCTGGATCTGTATCGTTTGGAAAACCTTATATGTATATGGGGTCTTCCTCATGGGTATCAATTGCCAGCAAACATCCTCTCTCCGATCCAGAAAAGATTGGTTTTACCTGGGCTCATCCAGTAGCTGGATTGTACCAACCGTGTGCAACGATGCAGACCGCAGGTGGATCACTCTCCTGGTTTGCAAAGACCTACCTTGGCAATGACAAGGGAAAGACACTGGATAGCATCAATGACCTTGCTCAGGAATCTGTTCCAGGGGCAAATGGACTTACCTTCTTGCCCTACCTCCTCGGGGAACGGTCCCCTTGGTGGAATACCAAGGCAAAAGGTGCATTTGTGGGTATGGATATCTCCACAACATTCCCTGATCACTGTCGAGCACTACTTGAAGGTGTGGCAATGAACCAGAAACTCAACTTTGCAGGTATGCTCTCCGAGATTCCTGACCGTAGGGTGATGTTCATAGGCGGAGGTGCCTTGAATACCTTCCTTAGACAGGTCCTCTCAGATGTCTTTGGTTGTGAGATTGTTGTACCTCAGTTCCTTACTGAGGCAACAAGCATGGGAGCGGCCTTGCTGGGCGGAGTGGGGTGTGGCCTTTATGAAGACTTTTCCATGATTGAGGTTATGAACCCAATCAAGGAAGTTGTGCAGCCAAATAAGGAAAACACAGCATTCTATGAAGAGTTGACAGGGCAATTCGCTGACCTGTATCGCAGTCTTGAGCCTTGGTTCAATCGGTAA
- a CDS encoding FGGY-family carbohydrate kinase produces the protein MYDRLILSHNLGTTGDKAVVYDEKGNIISSWLSLYRVIYREGNKVEQDPGDWWRAVCESTKKVMRGINEKSIAVVTFSGQMMGCLCLDKAGDPIGNAIIWADMRSDKESKQLLSQIDEKLFFHITGHKISASYTLSKLLWIMHNRPEAFAKTSKVVQAKDYIVFKLTGEIVTDYSDASGTNLFNLTKRQWSRTLTSIIGLNPKILPEAIPSTQIAGYVTMDASVATGLLPGTPVVIGAGDGICASLGGGCTTEDDAYLYFGSSAWIGMVKPTPYWEPTMRTFNWSFIQPDQIAPCGTMQAAGASLDWLKDELAREEVTQSELQRSYPQHLIEMLVTQSPPGANGLLFLPYLMGERSPYWNPQARGAFIGLKRNTRRSDMFRACYEGVAMNLKIIWEALKPINKATELVVIGGQANSDINKHIIADAFNIPVVSHNHLKDSKNFGAAVIGGLGIGMYESADVVKDLLHYERRILPNEANVEFYDRYLPLYEQAYTSLVDFYQNLDQFANTKES, from the coding sequence ATGTATGACAGACTCATCCTATCGCATAATCTGGGAACAACCGGAGATAAAGCGGTAGTGTATGATGAAAAAGGAAATATCATAAGCTCCTGGCTCTCCCTCTATCGGGTGATCTATCGAGAGGGTAACAAAGTTGAACAGGACCCTGGCGATTGGTGGCGTGCTGTTTGTGAGTCCACAAAGAAGGTAATGCGGGGTATCAACGAGAAGTCAATCGCCGTTGTTACCTTCAGTGGCCAGATGATGGGTTGTCTCTGCCTCGACAAGGCCGGGGATCCCATTGGCAATGCAATCATCTGGGCGGATATGCGCTCCGATAAAGAGTCAAAACAACTGCTCAGTCAGATTGATGAAAAACTCTTCTTCCATATAACTGGGCATAAGATCAGTGCATCATATACGCTCAGTAAACTGCTTTGGATCATGCATAACCGTCCAGAAGCCTTTGCAAAGACTTCCAAGGTTGTCCAGGCGAAGGACTACATTGTTTTCAAGCTCACCGGAGAGATTGTAACAGACTACTCCGATGCATCAGGAACAAACCTCTTCAATCTTACCAAGCGGCAGTGGTCTCGTACCCTGACAAGCATAATTGGTCTCAATCCAAAGATACTCCCAGAGGCAATCCCTTCTACCCAGATTGCCGGCTACGTAACGATGGATGCATCCGTTGCTACAGGGTTGCTTCCAGGAACCCCTGTGGTCATTGGAGCAGGGGATGGCATTTGTGCCTCCTTGGGAGGTGGCTGCACCACGGAGGATGATGCATATCTCTATTTTGGATCATCAGCATGGATTGGAATGGTCAAGCCAACCCCATATTGGGAGCCAACGATGAGGACCTTCAACTGGTCATTTATCCAACCTGACCAGATTGCCCCTTGTGGTACCATGCAGGCTGCTGGTGCTTCCCTGGATTGGTTGAAAGATGAGTTGGCAAGGGAAGAGGTTACCCAATCGGAGCTTCAACGCAGTTATCCACAGCATCTGATCGAAATGCTGGTCACCCAATCGCCTCCTGGCGCCAATGGATTGCTCTTCCTTCCCTATCTTATGGGTGAGCGGAGTCCCTACTGGAATCCCCAGGCTCGAGGAGCCTTCATTGGACTGAAACGAAATACCCGTCGCTCGGATATGTTCCGCGCATGTTACGAAGGTGTAGCAATGAATTTGAAGATAATCTGGGAAGCGCTCAAACCGATCAATAAAGCCACGGAACTGGTGGTGATCGGGGGCCAGGCGAATAGTGATATCAACAAGCATATTATTGCCGATGCTTTCAATATTCCTGTTGTTTCCCATAACCATCTCAAGGACAGCAAGAATTTTGGCGCCGCAGTTATTGGGGGCTTGGGTATCGGGATGTATGAGAGTGCTGATGTGGTAAAGGACCTGCTTCATTATGAAAGACGTATTCTTCCCAACGAAGCAAATGTGGAGTTTTATGATCGCTATCTTCCCCTCTATGAACAAGCATATACAAGCTTGGTCGATTTCTACCAGAACCTCGACCAGTTTGCCAATACAAAGGAGAGTTGA
- a CDS encoding aldo/keto reductase, with protein sequence MEYHYFGNTGLRMSAIAFGTQTFGWNIDEKESKGLLEEYTQAGGNYLDTADSYNNGDSERILGSWIKDIGSRRDDLILGTKVFFPTGEDVNNTGASRKHILHSVESSLRRLNTEYIDLLQIHCFDKRTPFEETLRTLDDLISAGKVRYLGASNYTPSDLMKNLMIARYTHKEAFVSLQLEYSLLVRSPEWELIPLCKREGVGMLAWSPLAGGWLSGKYRRGKDIPKNSRAGRKDRWDDQAEQRGSDQAYDIIDVLHEIAEEVGHSVSQVSINWVRQNPAGIIPLIGARTVSQLKENLDSLSWSLSDDQMKRLNEVSSIGKPSPYSFIERYTRE encoded by the coding sequence ATGGAGTATCACTATTTTGGAAATACAGGGTTGCGTATGAGTGCCATTGCTTTCGGTACGCAGACCTTTGGTTGGAATATTGATGAGAAGGAGTCAAAGGGCCTGCTCGAGGAGTACACTCAGGCAGGGGGGAATTACCTTGATACTGCTGACTCCTACAACAATGGAGATTCGGAGAGGATTCTGGGTTCCTGGATCAAGGATATTGGTTCCCGAAGGGATGATTTGATTTTGGGCACCAAGGTGTTCTTCCCAACGGGTGAGGATGTCAATAATACCGGGGCAAGCCGAAAGCACATCCTGCACAGTGTGGAGTCCAGCCTTAGACGCCTCAATACCGAATACATTGATTTGCTGCAGATCCATTGTTTTGATAAAAGGACCCCCTTCGAGGAGACCTTAAGAACGCTGGATGATCTCATATCAGCAGGCAAGGTACGGTATCTTGGCGCCTCCAACTACACACCATCCGATCTGATGAAAAACCTTATGATCGCCCGATATACCCACAAGGAAGCTTTTGTCAGCCTTCAGTTGGAGTACAGCCTCCTTGTGCGAAGTCCTGAGTGGGAACTCATTCCGCTGTGCAAGAGAGAAGGGGTGGGTATGCTTGCCTGGTCTCCCTTGGCAGGAGGTTGGCTCAGTGGAAAATACCGAAGAGGAAAGGACATCCCCAAAAATAGTCGTGCAGGCAGGAAGGACCGGTGGGATGACCAAGCTGAACAACGAGGAAGTGACCAAGCCTATGACATTATAGATGTCTTGCATGAGATTGCTGAGGAGGTAGGGCACAGTGTTTCACAGGTAAGTATCAACTGGGTGAGACAGAATCCAGCAGGTATCATTCCTCTCATAGGAGCTAGGACTGTCAGCCAGCTCAAGGAGAATCTTGACTCACTGTCCTGGTCATTGAGTGATGATCAGATGAAACGGCTGAACGAAGTCAGTTCCATTGGAAAACCATCGCCTTACAGCTTTATTGAGCGATATACAAGGGAGTAG
- the rbsK gene encoding ribokinase produces the protein MAERVTVIGSFVVDLMARSPHIPVQGETVKGSIFKMGPGGKGSNQAVAAHRSGGDVVLVTKVGNDVFGMVAKDFYAGEQMDSRYVFEDPELATGIALIMVDEHTSQNSITVVPGACGAISQEEIRSIDSILDDTNVLVAQLETNLDILPPAVERVHASGGIALLNPAPAPVEPLDDEFIGMFDLVTPNETEASCLTGIDVVDRESAHKAALALQAKGVKDVIITMGKMGCFLLTAEQEALMFPTMEVKVVDTTGAGDAFNGGLATALSKGKDLRQAIYFATAVASLSVTKVGTAPAMPTNDEVQQFLSTLDQKAYWEQVK, from the coding sequence ATGGCAGAACGTGTGACGGTAATTGGTAGTTTTGTAGTTGATCTTATGGCACGGTCCCCTCATATCCCGGTACAGGGAGAGACCGTAAAGGGAAGCATTTTCAAGATGGGGCCTGGGGGAAAAGGGTCAAACCAGGCAGTAGCTGCCCACCGCTCGGGTGGGGATGTGGTGCTGGTGACAAAAGTGGGAAACGATGTCTTTGGCATGGTTGCCAAGGATTTTTATGCTGGTGAGCAGATGGATAGCCGATATGTATTTGAGGACCCTGAGCTGGCAACAGGCATTGCCTTGATCATGGTTGATGAACATACCTCCCAGAACAGCATCACGGTTGTTCCTGGAGCTTGTGGTGCCATTAGCCAGGAGGAGATTCGGTCCATCGATTCAATCTTGGATGATACCAATGTCCTGGTGGCACAGCTTGAGACTAACCTTGATATTCTTCCCCCCGCAGTAGAGCGTGTGCATGCATCTGGTGGGATTGCTTTACTGAACCCTGCTCCAGCACCAGTAGAACCTCTGGATGATGAGTTTATCGGCATGTTTGACTTGGTAACTCCCAATGAGACTGAGGCATCCTGCCTGACGGGCATTGATGTTGTAGACCGTGAGAGTGCACATAAGGCGGCCTTGGCCCTGCAAGCAAAAGGAGTCAAGGATGTCATCATCACCATGGGCAAGATGGGGTGTTTCCTGCTCACTGCTGAACAGGAAGCTCTGATGTTTCCCACCATGGAAGTGAAGGTGGTTGATACCACCGGTGCAGGGGATGCGTTCAACGGAGGATTGGCTACAGCTCTCAGTAAGGGGAAGGATCTACGTCAGGCAATCTATTTTGCCACTGCCGTAGCATCTCTCTCCGTTACCAAGGTAGGTACTGCCCCTGCAATGCCCACCAATGATGAAGTGCAGCAGTTTCTTTCTACATTGGATCAAAAAGCATATTGGGAGCAAGTGAAATGA
- a CDS encoding cupin domain-containing protein — protein MILSRTAAEAVLSTTGSGNKVRWLVSKEDGSTNYEMREIRIPPGGKSSNGSHEHEHVVYVLQGKGRVVGPKEEKILLSGTSVFIPGGDEHQWVNDSKEEDLVFLCVIPSGSEDFLK, from the coding sequence ATGATTTTGAGTAGAACTGCAGCAGAGGCTGTGCTCAGTACCACTGGGTCAGGAAACAAGGTTCGTTGGCTGGTGAGCAAGGAAGATGGCTCAACCAATTACGAGATGCGAGAGATCAGGATCCCTCCTGGTGGAAAGAGCAGTAACGGAAGTCATGAACACGAGCATGTGGTGTATGTGCTGCAAGGAAAAGGCAGAGTTGTTGGTCCGAAGGAAGAAAAGATCCTGCTTTCGGGTACTTCGGTATTCATTCCTGGAGGGGATGAGCATCAGTGGGTGAATGACTCAAAGGAAGAGGATTTGGTCTTTCTCTGTGTCATTCCATCGGGAAGTGAAGATTTTTTGAAGTGA
- a CDS encoding alcohol dehydrogenase catalytic domain-containing protein, whose translation MEFTSAWVDSNEQIRIVRKTLPKPKANEVVVRIKACGICGTDIHFVKDLPAGTLTPLGHEVAGYIHEVGSPFPGLNVGDSVVVENNIACGRCEQCLNQKPQACENIYSYMDDQAGMGQFLVVPREMVIPYEGLDYPEATLAEPITVALDLSREAAIELFDDVLIMGPGIIGLSCIKLAKLRGARNVVMVGHHLNTPRGAYRGEVARQLGASLVIDSAKAGWKDELKQQFPKLFKRVIVTSPPATLADGIELAGFCSSIVYDGIDFKHDQVTFSANDFHFAKKRLIASHAIPNWGFPQAFELLKQGHIPSSLLLTHRFTMDEVDEAFAVFGNKEEQVIKPVILID comes from the coding sequence ATGGAATTTACAAGCGCCTGGGTCGATAGCAATGAACAAATTAGAATTGTGAGGAAAACACTGCCCAAACCGAAAGCGAATGAGGTGGTGGTCCGTATCAAGGCGTGTGGGATATGTGGGACTGATATCCACTTTGTAAAAGACCTTCCTGCAGGAACATTGACCCCACTTGGGCATGAGGTTGCTGGGTATATCCACGAAGTAGGATCACCCTTTCCCGGCTTGAACGTTGGGGATTCAGTGGTGGTTGAAAACAATATTGCCTGTGGAAGATGTGAACAGTGTCTGAACCAGAAGCCGCAAGCCTGTGAGAATATTTACAGTTACATGGATGACCAGGCAGGAATGGGACAATTCCTGGTAGTCCCCCGGGAGATGGTGATTCCCTATGAAGGACTCGATTATCCTGAAGCTACCCTTGCTGAGCCCATTACCGTTGCCCTCGATCTGAGTAGGGAGGCAGCTATAGAGCTCTTTGACGATGTCCTGATCATGGGACCTGGAATCATTGGCTTAAGCTGTATTAAGTTAGCTAAATTGCGTGGTGCTCGGAATGTGGTCATGGTAGGCCATCATCTTAATACTCCTCGTGGAGCCTATCGAGGGGAGGTTGCCAGACAACTCGGTGCCTCCCTGGTCATTGATAGCGCTAAAGCGGGGTGGAAGGACGAGCTCAAGCAACAGTTCCCCAAGCTGTTCAAACGTGTGATTGTCACCTCTCCTCCTGCAACGCTTGCCGATGGTATTGAGCTTGCCGGTTTCTGTAGCTCCATTGTCTATGACGGCATCGATTTCAAGCATGATCAGGTAACGTTCTCTGCAAATGATTTCCACTTCGCCAAGAAGCGTCTTATCGCCTCTCATGCCATTCCCAACTGGGGATTTCCCCAAGCATTTGAGCTGTTAAAGCAGGGCCATATTCCTAGTTCTCTCTTGCTGACCCATCGATTCACCATGGATGAGGTAGATGAGGCCTTTGCTGTATTTGGTAACAAGGAGGAGCAGGTTATCAAGCCAGTGATACTTATTGATTAG
- the fucU gene encoding L-fucose mutarotase, with protein sequence MLIGISPYIGPELLEALDRMGHGDEIVIVDAFYPGDTRSSRCIRADGIKAEDLLDGIFRLMNPDDYVKDPVVMMQPSEGDSADPAVEKSFQAVLDKYWPDTPKIQKIERQEFYDRAKRAYAVVVSGSIVKYGCIIIRKGVLPH encoded by the coding sequence ATGTTGATTGGTATTTCCCCTTACATCGGTCCAGAATTACTGGAAGCACTCGATAGAATGGGTCATGGTGATGAGATAGTCATCGTCGATGCGTTCTATCCTGGAGACACTCGATCCTCCCGTTGTATCAGAGCTGACGGAATCAAGGCAGAAGACCTGCTTGATGGTATCTTCCGACTGATGAATCCTGATGATTATGTCAAAGATCCGGTTGTGATGATGCAGCCCTCAGAAGGCGATAGCGCAGACCCTGCAGTGGAAAAATCGTTCCAGGCAGTCTTGGACAAATACTGGCCCGATACACCAAAAATCCAAAAAATCGAACGCCAGGAGTTCTATGACAGAGCAAAACGAGCATATGCAGTAGTGGTCTCTGGCTCCATCGTAAAATATGGATGTATCATCATCCGTAAGGGTGTACTGCCCCACTAA
- a CDS encoding FGGY-family carbohydrate kinase encodes MKLLALEISTTSSKAQYLDTCLGESTLLVERNPSSSDVVVVCMHAIQLGRRAAQGREVDRITTAGTWHSLVVCDSSNVPSQPLSDWTDVSNRAFCWELRKHASFVEEYYQDSGAMVHAMYPFFKLLKQRTDGIVLTDRHVGSLAGYLHYLLTGTVKETASMLSGMGLLSTSAVDLHPMAKALGCTISPICDWRDSSTLSNQGSRLLGLTEGIPVLPPLPDGALNQVGSRAEEPGIMTLSMGTSGAMRMVIPQPWFSPNHSTWLYRSVDDEFLLGAATSGCSNCVDWYKEQSFHPDISYAQIESSLRENENTPIFLPFLVGERCPGWDDTRIASFHDVQESMTTSAFYQGVLQGVVANLYQCYEELLKSGHIPETIKLSGGVLHSSFWKQLCCNYFDTPMQEDIQEQASLYGALILAARSSGETLREADQEKARILNPVPETRAYYTRHFEQYRYWYEKTKKYITRERSI; translated from the coding sequence ATGAAGCTTCTGGCCCTTGAAATAAGCACCACTTCCTCGAAAGCCCAATACCTCGATACCTGTTTGGGTGAATCGACATTGCTTGTTGAGCGAAATCCTTCCTCAAGTGATGTAGTGGTTGTGTGTATGCATGCCATACAACTAGGAAGAAGAGCTGCACAAGGGAGAGAGGTAGACCGAATTACCACCGCGGGAACGTGGCACAGTCTGGTGGTATGCGATTCGTCAAATGTACCCTCTCAACCACTCTCAGATTGGACGGATGTCTCGAATCGAGCATTCTGTTGGGAGCTTAGGAAGCATGCTTCCTTTGTAGAGGAATACTACCAGGATAGTGGCGCAATGGTGCATGCGATGTACCCGTTCTTCAAACTCCTGAAACAGAGAACAGATGGAATTGTCCTAACTGATCGACACGTAGGTTCTCTCGCAGGATACCTCCACTATCTCCTCACTGGTACGGTCAAGGAGACTGCTTCAATGCTCAGTGGGATGGGATTACTCTCGACCTCAGCAGTTGATCTTCATCCAATGGCGAAAGCCCTGGGTTGTACCATATCCCCTATTTGCGATTGGAGAGACAGCAGTACGCTCAGCAATCAAGGTTCAAGATTGCTGGGATTGACCGAAGGTATTCCGGTGCTTCCTCCTCTCCCTGATGGAGCGTTGAACCAAGTAGGGTCAAGAGCAGAAGAGCCAGGTATCATGACCCTTTCCATGGGTACCAGTGGGGCGATGAGAATGGTAATCCCACAACCTTGGTTCTCTCCTAATCACTCCACTTGGTTGTACCGTAGTGTGGATGATGAGTTCCTGCTTGGAGCTGCAACAAGCGGCTGTTCCAACTGTGTGGACTGGTACAAGGAGCAATCCTTTCATCCAGATATCTCATACGCTCAGATTGAAAGTTCACTAAGGGAAAATGAGAATACCCCAATATTCCTTCCATTCCTGGTGGGAGAGCGCTGTCCTGGGTGGGATGACACCCGTATTGCAAGTTTCCATGATGTACAAGAGTCCATGACAACAAGTGCCTTCTACCAAGGTGTCTTGCAGGGAGTTGTTGCCAATCTCTATCAGTGTTATGAGGAACTTCTGAAGAGTGGGCATATCCCTGAAACTATTAAGCTCTCTGGTGGGGTGTTGCACTCCTCCTTCTGGAAGCAACTCTGTTGCAATTATTTTGACACCCCGATGCAAGAGGATATTCAGGAGCAGGCATCACTGTACGGCGCACTAATTCTAGCTGCCCGTTCCTCTGGCGAAACGCTGAGAGAAGCTGATCAAGAGAAAGCCCGTATTTTGAATCCAGTACCAGAGACAAGAGCATACTATACAAGACACTTTGAACAATACCGATATTGGTATGAAAAGACAAAGAAATATATTACGAGAGAAAGGAGCATATGA